Proteins encoded by one window of Pirellulales bacterium:
- a CDS encoding serine hydrolase yields MKMHLRLLLVSILLLVVCPSASADEYGDSIQTFLSKAFESKDAGLVVGIVDEHGSRIYSAGKLDNGTDKDVDGDTVFEIGSATKTFTALLLEDLVERGEMKLDDPVSKYLPESVTMPTHGGKEITLLNLAAQDSGLPFNPGNFTGANSAERFSSYTVPKMYEFLSGYQLTETPGEKFQYSNLGMGLLGHAMERKTGRDFESLVVERICRPLRMESTCVTLTAALKARLATGHDESGKPCPNWEMPAIAGAGALRSTANDLLKYAAAEVGLADSALTPLMQKTHVLQHHDAQVRDDVPGHSALPWFDEGVYNPPGSELFGHPGGTGGYNSFIGLDLKQRVGVVVLTNQTKVHSSMLGWRILQHAHFDGIDPEKMMALREKIGVGAKLDLDKESHELKIIGAIPNSPADVAGLSTGGLTVRSIDGVNPTGKSLLQCMALIKGPEGAIIRFKLVDQDGNVKTVEIARKKYLIDG; encoded by the coding sequence ATGAAAATGCATTTACGGCTTTTACTTGTCTCGATACTTTTGCTTGTGGTCTGCCCTTCTGCTTCGGCAGACGAATACGGCGATTCCATACAAACATTTCTCAGCAAAGCTTTTGAAAGCAAGGATGCTGGCCTGGTCGTCGGAATTGTGGATGAACATGGCAGCAGAATTTACAGCGCCGGTAAATTGGATAACGGAACTGACAAAGACGTCGATGGCGATACCGTATTCGAAATCGGCTCGGCCACTAAAACTTTCACCGCGCTGCTGTTGGAAGATCTGGTGGAGCGCGGGGAAATGAAGCTGGACGATCCGGTGTCGAAGTATCTGCCCGAGTCGGTCACAATGCCGACCCATGGCGGCAAAGAAATTACGCTGTTGAATCTGGCGGCGCAGGATTCGGGACTGCCGTTTAACCCCGGCAATTTCACAGGCGCTAATTCCGCCGAAAGATTTTCCAGCTATACCGTGCCAAAAATGTACGAGTTTCTGTCGGGCTATCAACTAACCGAAACTCCTGGCGAAAAATTCCAATACTCCAATCTCGGCATGGGATTATTGGGGCATGCGATGGAGCGGAAGACCGGCCGGGATTTCGAGTCGCTTGTCGTCGAGCGAATTTGCCGACCGCTACGCATGGAGAGCACATGCGTCACGTTGACTGCGGCATTAAAAGCGCGGCTGGCAACTGGGCACGACGAATCTGGCAAACCCTGTCCCAATTGGGAAATGCCGGCCATTGCCGGCGCCGGGGCTCTGCGTTCCACGGCCAACGATTTGCTGAAATATGCCGCAGCGGAAGTTGGCTTGGCCGATTCCGCACTCACTCCGCTGATGCAAAAAACGCACGTCCTTCAACACCACGACGCCCAAGTCCGCGACGACGTTCCGGGCCATTCGGCGCTCCCCTGGTTCGACGAAGGTGTTTATAACCCGCCCGGTTCGGAGTTGTTTGGCCACCCGGGCGGCACGGGGGGATACAACAGCTTTATCGGCCTCGATCTCAAGCAGCGCGTGGGCGTCGTGGTGCTGACCAATCAAACGAAAGTGCATTCTTCGATGTTGGGTTGGCGAATTCTCCAGCATGCGCACTTCGATGGAATTGATCCGGAAAAAATGATGGCCCTGCGAGAAAAGATCGGCGTGGGAGCCAAGCTTGACCTCGACAAAGAGTCGCACGAACTAAAAATCATCGGTGCCATTCCAAACTCGCCCGCCGACGTCGCCGGGTTATCCACCGGCGGACTAACTGTACGTTCGATCGACGGCGTTAACCCCACGGGAAAATCGCTGCTGCAATGCATGGCGCTCATCAAGGGGCCCGAAGGTGCGATCATCCGCTTCAAGCTTGTCGATCAAGACGGAAACGTGAAAACGGTCGAAATCGCGCGAAAAAAATACCTCATCGATGGCTGA
- a CDS encoding YSC84-related protein, which yields MKFSLAACFSMPVLALWLAVAGTPSAVYGQYAQPAPQMQSVIAAPKTPETATIEAATQVLNEIMAAPARAIPRALLHDAQAIAIAPGLIKGGFIIGARYGRGVLVMRNDQGAWRAPSFITIAGGSIGWQAGVQSTDVILVFKTRQSVQGLLNGKFTMGVTASAAAGPVGRDASAATDVQLKAEVYSYSRSRGLFAGAALDGSVISMDNAATAAYYRGTGILWPDAPPGQAPTLPLSAANLLATIAAYANAPPAAVAAMPVGAVPAGAPGQPVPGQPMPAQPVTAMPQMAGMVPAAGPPALAMNTLPSDLADIRGRLLNASQRLNSRVDSRWQSYLALPPELNTANSSPQPDVVEAAVKRYKAVATDAKYKVLTQRPEFQETYGLLKAYRDLQSVSSTPSLALPNPPG from the coding sequence ATGAAATTTTCACTTGCTGCATGTTTTTCGATGCCGGTGCTGGCCCTGTGGTTGGCCGTCGCTGGCACGCCATCGGCCGTTTACGGGCAATACGCGCAGCCGGCCCCGCAGATGCAATCGGTCATTGCGGCGCCGAAAACTCCGGAAACAGCCACCATCGAAGCGGCCACGCAAGTACTGAACGAAATTATGGCGGCGCCGGCCCGAGCCATCCCCCGCGCGCTGCTGCATGATGCCCAGGCGATTGCCATCGCGCCGGGGCTGATCAAAGGTGGATTTATTATTGGCGCCCGCTACGGCCGGGGTGTGCTGGTCATGCGCAACGATCAAGGCGCCTGGCGAGCGCCCAGCTTCATTACCATTGCCGGCGGGAGCATCGGCTGGCAGGCCGGCGTGCAATCGACCGATGTCATTCTGGTTTTCAAAACTCGACAGAGTGTGCAGGGCTTGCTCAACGGCAAGTTCACGATGGGGGTCACGGCCTCGGCCGCCGCCGGACCGGTGGGTCGCGATGCTTCGGCTGCCACCGACGTGCAACTCAAAGCCGAAGTATATTCTTACTCTCGCAGTCGCGGATTGTTCGCCGGAGCGGCGCTGGATGGCTCCGTCATTTCCATGGATAATGCCGCCACCGCCGCTTACTACCGTGGCACCGGCATCTTGTGGCCCGATGCTCCGCCGGGACAAGCGCCGACGTTGCCGCTATCGGCCGCCAATCTGCTGGCCACGATTGCCGCTTACGCCAACGCGCCACCGGCTGCGGTAGCGGCCATGCCCGTTGGCGCGGTTCCTGCCGGCGCGCCTGGTCAACCGGTTCCTGGGCAACCCATGCCCGCTCAGCCAGTCACCGCCATGCCACAAATGGCCGGCATGGTTCCCGCGGCCGGTCCGCCAGCGCTGGCGATGAACACGTTGCCTTCCGACCTGGCCGATATTCGCGGCCGGTTACTGAATGCTTCGCAGCGATTGAACAGCCGCGTCGACAGCCGCTGGCAAAGTTACTTGGCCCTGCCGCCGGAGCTGAACACCGCCAACAGCTCGCCGCAGCCTGATGTGGTTGAAGCCGCCGTGAAGCGTTACAAGGCCGTGGCCACCGACGCCAAGTATAAAGTCCTCACCCAGCGTCCTGAATTTCAGGAAACCTACGGTCTGCTAAAAGCCTACCGCGATTTGCAATCGGTCAGCAGCACCCCGAGCCTCGCGCTTCCCAACCCGCCGGGATAA
- a CDS encoding carboxymuconolactone decarboxylase family protein, whose translation MEHEKLHLTPIEKPRGLLVRLAYWLSKRQYGKVLTPMKVVYARKPGLIHIVRQILKVQKSLTLEPAVQYLVSVQVSRMNGCRFCEDIGLAHAIQQRIGKDRFAALEDYRTSPSFTERERAALAFAEEATRNHAVSEETWAAVKKHFTDTQIVELVWLNATENYFNLTAAVLGIGSDELAGKL comes from the coding sequence ATGGAACATGAAAAGCTGCATCTGACGCCGATCGAAAAGCCGCGTGGATTGCTGGTGAGGCTGGCGTATTGGCTGAGCAAACGGCAATACGGCAAAGTGCTGACACCGATGAAAGTGGTTTATGCGCGCAAGCCGGGACTCATTCACATTGTCCGGCAGATTCTGAAGGTACAAAAAAGTTTGACGCTGGAGCCGGCCGTTCAATACCTGGTTTCAGTACAGGTGTCGCGAATGAACGGTTGCCGATTCTGTGAGGATATTGGTTTGGCGCACGCCATTCAGCAACGGATCGGCAAAGACCGGTTCGCGGCGCTCGAAGATTACCGCACCAGCCCCAGCTTTACTGAGCGGGAGCGAGCGGCGCTGGCGTTTGCCGAAGAAGCGACACGAAACCACGCCGTGAGCGAAGAAACGTGGGCCGCGGTGAAAAAGCACTTCACCGACACGCAAATTGTGGAGCTCGTGTGGCTGAACGCAACCGAAAATTACTTCAATCTGACCGCCGCCGTGCTGGGAATCGGGTCGGACGAGTTGGCTGGAAAGCTGTGA